From a region of the Globicephala melas chromosome 19, mGloMel1.2, whole genome shotgun sequence genome:
- the ZFP14 gene encoding zinc finger protein 14 homolog isoform X3, translating to MVVREGTRRHHPDLESRYRTNTLSPEKDIYEIYSFQWEIMERIKSYGLQDSFFRNDWECKSKIEGQKEPQEGYFGQVKIASEKMSTYKRHNLLAEYQRIHNGEKLYECKECRKTFIRRSTLSQHLRIHTGEKPYKCKECGQAFRQRAHLIRHHKLHTGEKPYECKECGKAFTVLQELTQHQRLHTGEKPYECKECGKAFRVHQQLARHQRIHTGEKPYECKACGKTFRQCTHLTRHQRLHTSEKLYECKECGKAFVCGPDLRIHQKIHFGEKPYECKECGKAFRICQQLTVHQSIHTGEKPYECKECGKTFRLRQQLVRHQRIHTREKPYECMECWKTFSSYSQLISHQSIHIGERPYECEECGKAFRLLSQLTQHQSIHTGEKPYECKECRKPFRLLSQLTQHQSIHTGEKPYECKECGKAFRLYSFLTQHQRIHTGEKPYKCKECKKAFRQHSHLTQHQKIHNGI from the exons ATGGTTGTAAGGGAAGGGACAAGAAGACATCACCCTG atttgGAGTCCAGATACAGGACCAATACTTTATCTCCAGAAAAGGacatttatgaaatatattcattCCAGTGGGAGATAATGGAAAGAATTAAAAGCTATGGCCTTCAAGACTCCTTTTTTAGAAATGATTGGGAATGCAAAAGCAAGATTGAGGGGCAAAAGGAACCACAAGAGGGATATTTTGGGCAAGTGAAAATTGCTTCTGAAAAAATGTCCACTTACAAAAGGCATAATCTTCTTGCTGAGTATCAGAGAATTCATAATGGAGAAAAGTtatatgaatgtaaggaatgtagGAAGACCTTTATTCGTCGCTCAACACTTAGTCAACACCtgagaattcatactggtgaaAAACCTTACAAATGTAAAGAATGTGGGCAGGCCTTTAGACAGCGTGCACACCTTATTAGACATCACAAActtcatactggtgagaaaccctatgaatgtaaggaatgtgggaaggcctttacAGTCCTCCAAGAACTTACTCAACATCAGAGACTTCATACTGGTGAAAagccctatgaatgtaaggaatgtgggaaggcctttagaGTACATCAGCAGCTTGCTcgacatcagagaattcacactggtgagaagccctatgaatgtaAGGCATGTGGGAAGACTTTTAGGCAGTGTACACACCTTACTCGACATCAGAGACTTCATACTTCTGAGAAGctctatgaatgtaaggaatgtgggaaggccttcgtATGTGGTCCAGACCTTAGAATACATCAGAAAATTCATTTTGGGgagaagccctatgaatgtaaggaatgtggaaagGCTTTTAGAATATGCCAACAGCTTACTGTCCATCAGAGtattcatactggtgagaaaccctatgaatgtaaagaGTGTGGGAAGACTTTTAGATTAAGGCAACAACTTGTTCgccatcagagaattcatactcgtgagaaaccctatgaatgtatgGAATGTTGGAAGACCTTTAGTAGTTACTCACAACTTATTTCCCATCAGAGCATTCATATTGGTGAGAGACCTTATGAATGTGaagaatgtgggaaggcctttagaCTACTCTCACAACTTACTCAACATCAGAGtattcatactggtgagaaaccttatgaatgtaaggaatgtagAAAGCCTTTTAGATTGCTCTCACAACTTACTCAACATCAGAgtattcatactggagagaaaccttatgaatgtaaggaatgtggtaAAGCTTTtagactttattcttttcttactcaacaccagagaattcatactggtgagaaaccctaCAAATGTAAGGAATGTAAGAAGGCCTTTAGACAACATTCACACCTTACTCAGCATCAGAAAATTCATAATGGAATTTAA
- the ZFP14 gene encoding zinc finger protein 14 homolog isoform X1, with protein MAHGSVTFRDVAIDFSQEEWEFLDSAQRDLYRDVMWENYSNFISLAGPSISKPDVTTLLDEGKEPWMVVREGTRRHHPDLESRYRTNTLSPEKDIYEIYSFQWEIMERIKSYGLQDSFFRNDWECKSKIEGQKEPQEGYFGQVKIASEKMSTYKRHNLLAEYQRIHNGEKLYECKECRKTFIRRSTLSQHLRIHTGEKPYKCKECGQAFRQRAHLIRHHKLHTGEKPYECKECGKAFTVLQELTQHQRLHTGEKPYECKECGKAFRVHQQLARHQRIHTGEKPYECKACGKTFRQCTHLTRHQRLHTSEKLYECKECGKAFVCGPDLRIHQKIHFGEKPYECKECGKAFRICQQLTVHQSIHTGEKPYECKECGKTFRLRQQLVRHQRIHTREKPYECMECWKTFSSYSQLISHQSIHIGERPYECEECGKAFRLLSQLTQHQSIHTGEKPYECKECRKPFRLLSQLTQHQSIHTGEKPYECKECGKAFRLYSFLTQHQRIHTGEKPYKCKECKKAFRQHSHLTQHQKIHNGI; from the exons CAGGACCTTCCATTTCTAAACCAGATGTGACTACCTTATTGGATGAAGGGAAGGAGCCCTGGATGGTTGTAAGGGAAGGGACAAGAAGACATCACCCTG atttgGAGTCCAGATACAGGACCAATACTTTATCTCCAGAAAAGGacatttatgaaatatattcattCCAGTGGGAGATAATGGAAAGAATTAAAAGCTATGGCCTTCAAGACTCCTTTTTTAGAAATGATTGGGAATGCAAAAGCAAGATTGAGGGGCAAAAGGAACCACAAGAGGGATATTTTGGGCAAGTGAAAATTGCTTCTGAAAAAATGTCCACTTACAAAAGGCATAATCTTCTTGCTGAGTATCAGAGAATTCATAATGGAGAAAAGTtatatgaatgtaaggaatgtagGAAGACCTTTATTCGTCGCTCAACACTTAGTCAACACCtgagaattcatactggtgaaAAACCTTACAAATGTAAAGAATGTGGGCAGGCCTTTAGACAGCGTGCACACCTTATTAGACATCACAAActtcatactggtgagaaaccctatgaatgtaaggaatgtgggaaggcctttacAGTCCTCCAAGAACTTACTCAACATCAGAGACTTCATACTGGTGAAAagccctatgaatgtaaggaatgtgggaaggcctttagaGTACATCAGCAGCTTGCTcgacatcagagaattcacactggtgagaagccctatgaatgtaAGGCATGTGGGAAGACTTTTAGGCAGTGTACACACCTTACTCGACATCAGAGACTTCATACTTCTGAGAAGctctatgaatgtaaggaatgtgggaaggccttcgtATGTGGTCCAGACCTTAGAATACATCAGAAAATTCATTTTGGGgagaagccctatgaatgtaaggaatgtggaaagGCTTTTAGAATATGCCAACAGCTTACTGTCCATCAGAGtattcatactggtgagaaaccctatgaatgtaaagaGTGTGGGAAGACTTTTAGATTAAGGCAACAACTTGTTCgccatcagagaattcatactcgtgagaaaccctatgaatgtatgGAATGTTGGAAGACCTTTAGTAGTTACTCACAACTTATTTCCCATCAGAGCATTCATATTGGTGAGAGACCTTATGAATGTGaagaatgtgggaaggcctttagaCTACTCTCACAACTTACTCAACATCAGAGtattcatactggtgagaaaccttatgaatgtaaggaatgtagAAAGCCTTTTAGATTGCTCTCACAACTTACTCAACATCAGAgtattcatactggagagaaaccttatgaatgtaaggaatgtggtaAAGCTTTtagactttattcttttcttactcaacaccagagaattcatactggtgagaaaccctaCAAATGTAAGGAATGTAAGAAGGCCTTTAGACAACATTCACACCTTACTCAGCATCAGAAAATTCATAATGGAATTTAA
- the ZFP14 gene encoding zinc finger protein 14 homolog isoform X2: MAHGSVTFRDVAIDFSQEEWEFLDSAQRDLYRDVMWENYSNFISLGPSISKPDVTTLLDEGKEPWMVVREGTRRHHPDLESRYRTNTLSPEKDIYEIYSFQWEIMERIKSYGLQDSFFRNDWECKSKIEGQKEPQEGYFGQVKIASEKMSTYKRHNLLAEYQRIHNGEKLYECKECRKTFIRRSTLSQHLRIHTGEKPYKCKECGQAFRQRAHLIRHHKLHTGEKPYECKECGKAFTVLQELTQHQRLHTGEKPYECKECGKAFRVHQQLARHQRIHTGEKPYECKACGKTFRQCTHLTRHQRLHTSEKLYECKECGKAFVCGPDLRIHQKIHFGEKPYECKECGKAFRICQQLTVHQSIHTGEKPYECKECGKTFRLRQQLVRHQRIHTREKPYECMECWKTFSSYSQLISHQSIHIGERPYECEECGKAFRLLSQLTQHQSIHTGEKPYECKECRKPFRLLSQLTQHQSIHTGEKPYECKECGKAFRLYSFLTQHQRIHTGEKPYKCKECKKAFRQHSHLTQHQKIHNGI, from the exons GACCTTCCATTTCTAAACCAGATGTGACTACCTTATTGGATGAAGGGAAGGAGCCCTGGATGGTTGTAAGGGAAGGGACAAGAAGACATCACCCTG atttgGAGTCCAGATACAGGACCAATACTTTATCTCCAGAAAAGGacatttatgaaatatattcattCCAGTGGGAGATAATGGAAAGAATTAAAAGCTATGGCCTTCAAGACTCCTTTTTTAGAAATGATTGGGAATGCAAAAGCAAGATTGAGGGGCAAAAGGAACCACAAGAGGGATATTTTGGGCAAGTGAAAATTGCTTCTGAAAAAATGTCCACTTACAAAAGGCATAATCTTCTTGCTGAGTATCAGAGAATTCATAATGGAGAAAAGTtatatgaatgtaaggaatgtagGAAGACCTTTATTCGTCGCTCAACACTTAGTCAACACCtgagaattcatactggtgaaAAACCTTACAAATGTAAAGAATGTGGGCAGGCCTTTAGACAGCGTGCACACCTTATTAGACATCACAAActtcatactggtgagaaaccctatgaatgtaaggaatgtgggaaggcctttacAGTCCTCCAAGAACTTACTCAACATCAGAGACTTCATACTGGTGAAAagccctatgaatgtaaggaatgtgggaaggcctttagaGTACATCAGCAGCTTGCTcgacatcagagaattcacactggtgagaagccctatgaatgtaAGGCATGTGGGAAGACTTTTAGGCAGTGTACACACCTTACTCGACATCAGAGACTTCATACTTCTGAGAAGctctatgaatgtaaggaatgtgggaaggccttcgtATGTGGTCCAGACCTTAGAATACATCAGAAAATTCATTTTGGGgagaagccctatgaatgtaaggaatgtggaaagGCTTTTAGAATATGCCAACAGCTTACTGTCCATCAGAGtattcatactggtgagaaaccctatgaatgtaaagaGTGTGGGAAGACTTTTAGATTAAGGCAACAACTTGTTCgccatcagagaattcatactcgtgagaaaccctatgaatgtatgGAATGTTGGAAGACCTTTAGTAGTTACTCACAACTTATTTCCCATCAGAGCATTCATATTGGTGAGAGACCTTATGAATGTGaagaatgtgggaaggcctttagaCTACTCTCACAACTTACTCAACATCAGAGtattcatactggtgagaaaccttatgaatgtaaggaatgtagAAAGCCTTTTAGATTGCTCTCACAACTTACTCAACATCAGAgtattcatactggagagaaaccttatgaatgtaaggaatgtggtaAAGCTTTtagactttattcttttcttactcaacaccagagaattcatactggtgagaaaccctaCAAATGTAAGGAATGTAAGAAGGCCTTTAGACAACATTCACACCTTACTCAGCATCAGAAAATTCATAATGGAATTTAA